The Pseudodesulfovibrio sp. S3 genome has a segment encoding these proteins:
- the fliE gene encoding flagellar hook-basal body complex protein FliE — translation MVIKSVAINAYQSAMDLRRRSVESTVSDSLRKPQEPVNGFDQTLKSSLEKVNDLQSEKKVMIEEFASGKTQNVHELMITMQKAGMAMQMTGAIRSKIMTSYKEIMQMPF, via the coding sequence ATGGTTATCAAAAGCGTCGCCATCAATGCCTATCAGAGTGCCATGGACCTCCGCCGCCGTTCAGTGGAATCCACGGTGTCGGACAGCCTCAGGAAACCGCAGGAACCTGTTAACGGATTCGACCAAACCCTGAAGTCATCCCTGGAGAAGGTCAACGATCTGCAGTCTGAAAAAAAGGTGATGATCGAGGAATTCGCATCGGGAAAGACCCAGAATGTGCACGAATTGATGATCACCATGCAGAAGGCCGGAATGGCCATGCAAATGACCGGTGCGATCCGGAGCAAAATCATGACCTCGTACAAAGAGATCATGCAGATGCCGTTCTAG